GCCATCGCCGCGTGCCAGGCGCAAGGCCGGCATATTGTCGTCAGCGTACTCGACCGTGGCGGCAATGTCGTGACCGTGCAGCGCGCCGATGGCGTCGGGCCGCACAACACGGACGCCAGCCGGCGCAAGGCCTACACGGCCCTGTCGACGAAAAACGATACCCAGGCGCTGGCCGTGGCCGCGCGCGGCAATCCCGACATGGCCAATTTGACGACCGTGCCGGAACTGTTGCTGCTGGGCGGCGGCCTGCCCTTGCGCGCCAAGGGCGAAGTCGTCGGCGCCATCGGCGTCGCCGGTGGCGGTGGCGCCCTGCAAGACCGGGCCTGCGCCCATGCCGCCCTGGCCGCCATTCCTGAACTCGATTCCCCCACCCTGTGAAAGCAACAACGATGACCTATCTGAAAAAAATCACCGCCACCCTGGCCTTCGCCAGCCTGTCCAGCATGGCGCTGGCCGCCAATCCCTTGAGCGTGCACATCCTCGACCTGCAGAGCGGCCAGCCGACGGCCGGCGTGACGGTCACGCTGGAGCAGAAAAAAGGGGATGCCTGGCAACAATTGGGCAGCGCCGTGACGAATGCGCAGGGGCGCATCGCGGCCATGTATCCGGAAAATCAACCCATGCAGGCGGGCGACTACCGCATCGTGTTTAAAACCGGCGAGCACTATGCACGGCTGAAACAGGAAACCTTCTTCCCGGAAATCCCCGTGCAATTCCACGTGGAAAAGACCGAGCAGCACTATCACATTCCCTTGCTGCTCAGCCCTTTCGGCTTTTCCACCTACCGCGGAAACTGAAGCTTAGCCCAGCGTCTTCGCCGTCTGCCCGAACAGCACGCTTTTCGCGTCGCCGCTGACGGTGGGCTGCACATTGATTTCGGCTGCCCGCGCATACGCGCGCACGGTGGCGGGACGGGCGGCGATGGCCGCGAACCAGCGCGCCAGGTGCGGGAAGTCTTCCAGCTTCTGGCGCTGGCGTGCGTGCGGCACGATCCACGGGTAGATCGCCATGTCGGCGATGGAATACGTGTCGCCGGCCACGAATGCGCGGTCCGCCAGGCGCTT
This window of the Janthinobacterium agaricidamnosum genome carries:
- a CDS encoding GlcG/HbpS family heme-binding protein yields the protein MKTLLLGSTLLYLLASPAHAQLRQVDDLSLAMANKLANAAIAACQAQGRHIVVSVLDRGGNVVTVQRADGVGPHNTDASRRKAYTALSTKNDTQALAVAARGNPDMANLTTVPELLLLGGGLPLRAKGEVVGAIGVAGGGGALQDRACAHAALAAIPELDSPTL
- the uraH gene encoding hydroxyisourate hydrolase, whose protein sequence is MTYLKKITATLAFASLSSMALAANPLSVHILDLQSGQPTAGVTVTLEQKKGDAWQQLGSAVTNAQGRIAAMYPENQPMQAGDYRIVFKTGEHYARLKQETFFPEIPVQFHVEKTEQHYHIPLLLSPFGFSTYRGN